In Listeria monocytogenes, the following proteins share a genomic window:
- a CDS encoding amidohydrolase, whose amino-acid sequence MEVWTMKEKLFQKLDEKRDRMIEIRRYLHEHPELSFQEENTAKYIADFYKEMDCDVRTHVGGNGVVVTVDTGKPGKTLAIRADFDALPIQEETGLAFASKNPGVMHACGHDGHTAYMLILGETLIEMKQELTGKIVILHQHAEETPPGGAIQMIQDGALDGVDNVLGIHVMSTMKTGEVFYREGAIQTGRSYFKLKVQGQGGHGSSPHLANDAIVAASEFVVAVQTVISRRLNPFDVGSITIGSFDGKGSFNVIKDAVELEGDVRSMSEEARNIIQKEITRIVGGIEAMFGVTCELDYKNDYPVLNNDEALTDFVVKSIKGAKIPEITDVVRCEPQPPSEDFAYYAKERPSSFFYVGAMPADGHFYPHHHPKFDINEDSLLIASKAMGACVVDYLKGENN is encoded by the coding sequence ATGGAGGTTTGGACAATGAAAGAGAAGTTATTTCAAAAACTAGACGAAAAACGAGATCGAATGATAGAAATTCGTCGTTACTTACATGAACACCCTGAACTTTCTTTTCAAGAGGAAAATACGGCGAAGTATATTGCGGATTTTTATAAAGAAATGGACTGCGATGTGCGGACGCATGTTGGTGGGAATGGCGTTGTAGTAACGGTTGATACAGGCAAGCCGGGCAAGACACTTGCAATTCGTGCTGATTTTGATGCACTTCCTATCCAAGAAGAAACAGGTCTAGCTTTTGCATCTAAAAACCCTGGTGTAATGCATGCTTGTGGTCACGATGGACATACAGCTTACATGCTTATTTTGGGCGAAACACTTATTGAAATGAAACAAGAATTAACCGGGAAAATAGTTATTTTACATCAGCATGCGGAAGAAACTCCTCCTGGTGGCGCGATTCAAATGATTCAAGACGGGGCGCTGGATGGTGTTGATAATGTCCTTGGGATTCATGTGATGTCTACGATGAAAACGGGTGAAGTTTTCTACCGTGAGGGTGCCATTCAAACTGGTCGCTCTTATTTCAAACTTAAAGTACAAGGTCAAGGTGGACACGGCTCATCTCCGCATTTAGCAAATGATGCTATTGTTGCAGCAAGTGAATTTGTAGTAGCTGTTCAAACGGTGATTAGTCGTCGTTTAAATCCATTTGATGTTGGTTCGATTACAATTGGTTCTTTTGACGGAAAAGGTAGTTTTAATGTTATAAAGGATGCGGTTGAGCTTGAAGGTGATGTGCGTTCGATGTCTGAGGAGGCACGCAACATTATTCAAAAAGAAATTACCCGTATCGTTGGTGGCATAGAGGCAATGTTTGGCGTTACTTGTGAACTTGATTACAAAAATGATTATCCTGTTTTAAATAATGACGAAGCTTTAACTGATTTTGTTGTTAAATCTATTAAAGGGGCGAAAATCCCTGAAATTACGGATGTTGTGCGCTGTGAACCGCAACCACCATCAGAAGACTTTGCTTATTATGCAAAAGAACGCCCGAGCTCATTTTTCTATGTGGGAGCGATGCCGGCAGATGGGCATTTTTATCCGCATCATCATCCAAAATTCGACATCAATGAAGATTCATTATTAATTGCATCAAAAGCCATGGGAGCTTGTGTTGTAGATTACTTAAAAGGAGAGAATAACTAA
- a CDS encoding helix-turn-helix domain-containing protein, with protein sequence MSHLKDYTIGIQHIKQLTSEISLGTKLLFAISGQITIKVSEQKFYLQEGDVLVLDRNTFYTIEGNEDNLLINLTISDTFFAHYYEDYFQHSFKFFSKESDPGRERVVGSLRKSVSELLIASATKKRANKLEAQSALFQILLLLTRFLKKGIPSSARKEVNDKRISRIIREVEERFDEALSLREFAQKEFLSEAYLSRYFKKTTGLGFLQYLTEVRLKHAIQDLLYSAESITEIALKNGFSSQKHFSEVFKFHFELTPSEYRAEHHVETNLLIEDKTSELGASIEQIVPSPEILVKLSRLYHDVEPGKELNKAPFEKKKIDITEKTERCLSENMNILTIGELKEVLKDNVQKQIITTRDEIGINYIGIRHLFRGSTFLPETETDELVPTSSPYANADLALTFLKQQNLQLFIRLEYQDIVGDEAAVFERLDHFLKHCMQVFGREFVSKWHFMFFEPKNTYADKEELKKLYLKIYHTIKSRFPAIQVGNFVPFSLSKNAVPERHTWFLEEADKMDFVAYNANQNEAVDFSKEDMKSFSISEDYCLSKTLQLKAFLKHHHINKPLMLVNWNTLSGNTRYTNGTFFRGALVLKTMLDLVPEVDALGFWINTELHEGDDSKLNISLDGIEMFHFFNGKRPAFYAVKFLRRLKGVVVAKGEDYIMTKHADGYQLILMNCATINPRYSVEERFIKEEQKEVHIRLTGLHAGDYQVCKWQFDRDNGALYSKYWQLNSKYGLDKEILDYIVDASQPTLTVSDETITEDWSFYAYLDINAIHFYEFRSTV encoded by the coding sequence GTGTCTCATTTAAAAGATTATACGATTGGTATTCAACATATAAAGCAGCTGACGTCGGAAATATCACTTGGAACTAAATTGTTATTTGCTATTTCTGGACAAATAACAATCAAGGTTTCTGAGCAAAAATTTTATTTGCAGGAAGGCGATGTTTTAGTTCTTGATCGCAATACCTTTTATACAATTGAGGGAAATGAAGATAATTTACTTATTAATTTAACGATTTCAGATACATTTTTTGCGCATTATTATGAGGATTATTTTCAGCATTCTTTTAAATTTTTCTCGAAGGAGAGTGACCCTGGGAGAGAGCGGGTTGTTGGGTCTTTGAGGAAGTCGGTGAGTGAACTTTTGATTGCTTCGGCGACGAAGAAACGAGCGAATAAATTAGAAGCACAATCGGCGTTGTTCCAAATTTTATTATTACTTACGCGTTTTTTGAAAAAAGGAATTCCATCTTCTGCTAGGAAAGAAGTCAATGATAAACGGATTTCGCGCATTATTCGAGAAGTGGAAGAGCGGTTTGATGAAGCCTTGTCGCTTCGTGAGTTTGCGCAAAAAGAGTTTTTAAGTGAGGCGTATTTATCACGTTATTTTAAAAAAACGACGGGGCTTGGTTTTTTACAGTATTTGACGGAAGTCCGATTGAAGCATGCGATTCAAGATTTACTATATTCGGCGGAAAGTATTACAGAGATTGCGTTAAAAAATGGTTTTTCGAGCCAAAAGCATTTTTCAGAAGTATTTAAGTTTCATTTTGAGCTAACGCCAAGTGAGTACCGAGCGGAACATCATGTGGAAACGAATTTATTAATAGAAGATAAGACATCTGAGCTGGGCGCTAGTATAGAGCAAATTGTGCCATCTCCGGAAATTTTAGTGAAATTGTCACGACTTTATCATGATGTGGAGCCGGGTAAGGAATTAAATAAAGCGCCATTTGAGAAAAAGAAAATTGATATCACGGAAAAGACCGAACGTTGTTTAAGTGAGAATATGAATATTTTGACGATTGGTGAGCTTAAAGAAGTGCTTAAAGATAATGTCCAAAAGCAGATTATTACGACGCGTGATGAGATTGGGATTAATTATATTGGTATTCGTCATTTGTTTAGAGGTTCAACGTTCTTGCCTGAAACGGAAACGGACGAATTAGTGCCAACTTCTTCTCCATATGCGAATGCGGATTTAGCGCTCACTTTTTTAAAACAGCAAAATTTACAATTGTTTATTCGCTTGGAGTATCAAGATATTGTAGGCGATGAGGCGGCTGTTTTTGAACGATTGGATCACTTTTTAAAGCATTGTATGCAGGTTTTTGGGCGGGAATTTGTTTCAAAATGGCATTTTATGTTTTTTGAACCGAAAAATACATATGCTGATAAAGAAGAACTGAAAAAACTTTACTTGAAAATATATCACACTATAAAATCGCGTTTTCCAGCTATCCAAGTCGGAAATTTTGTCCCATTTTCATTGTCTAAAAATGCAGTGCCTGAACGACATACGTGGTTTTTAGAAGAAGCGGATAAAATGGACTTTGTCGCCTATAATGCGAATCAAAATGAAGCGGTAGATTTTTCGAAAGAGGATATGAAGTCGTTTTCGATTTCAGAGGATTATTGTTTGTCAAAAACGCTTCAATTAAAGGCTTTCTTGAAACATCATCATATCAATAAGCCGCTAATGTTAGTAAACTGGAATACGTTATCTGGGAATACGAGATACACAAACGGGACTTTTTTCAGAGGAGCATTAGTTTTGAAAACGATGCTAGATTTGGTACCAGAAGTAGACGCATTAGGCTTTTGGATTAATACGGAACTTCACGAAGGGGACGATAGCAAATTAAATATTAGTCTTGACGGAATTGAAATGTTCCACTTTTTCAATGGTAAACGACCGGCGTTTTATGCAGTGAAGTTTTTGAGAAGGCTTAAGGGTGTTGTGGTTGCTAAGGGTGAAGATTATATTATGACGAAGCACGCGGACGGTTATCAGCTTATTTTGATGAACTGTGCGACGATTAATCCGCGTTATTCTGTGGAGGAAAGGTTCATTAAGGAAGAACAAAAAGAAGTGCATATTAGACTTACAGGGCTTCACGCGGGTGATTATCAAGTCTGTAAATGGCAATTCGACCGTGATAATGGGGCGCTTTACTCGAAGTATTGGCAACTTAATAGTAAGTACGGACTGGATAAAGAGATTTTGGACTATATTGTGGATGCCTCTCAGCCTACACTTACGGTGAGTGATGAAACGATTACGGAAGATTGGTCGTTTTACGCTTATTTAGATATTAATGCGATTCATTTTTATGAGTTTAGAAGTACGGTTTAA
- a CDS encoding Abi family protein — MTKNNSKKSAQAGNISSNKTTASNSSNLARIQKIVSAHGKLSLDDQITYMKHKGITFNYITEDAAKDYLSQNTYYYKVTAFRKNIAKVNGKYTSLDFGLLSDLATIDMYLRYALIKINLDIEHTLKALLVNVITKSNAEDGYTIVKEYDTYCKNKLLEEKPKFKEKNYIPVDKKIMSRNKEIDGYHYDLYTKRKNNPPIWVLIELMSFGELIRFVEFYYDSNKYNKKLFTPAFILLKYTKNLRDSAAHSRPLLLDVVLPKQITPTQNATQYAEKAGVEKLERRNLVSNKKIHDFICMLILHDEYIKSDAMKYDRKIELANIIERCTKRSHYYKDQADLIRVYRVLSKILANYHQKC; from the coding sequence ATGACAAAGAATAACTCAAAAAAATCAGCACAAGCAGGAAATATTTCTTCAAACAAAACTACAGCATCGAACAGTTCTAATTTAGCAAGAATACAGAAAATAGTCTCCGCGCATGGGAAACTATCACTTGATGATCAGATTACTTATATGAAACATAAAGGGATAACTTTTAATTATATTACAGAAGATGCTGCCAAAGATTATTTATCCCAGAATACTTATTATTATAAAGTAACAGCTTTTAGAAAGAATATAGCTAAAGTAAACGGAAAATACACCTCTTTGGACTTTGGTTTATTAAGCGATTTAGCAACCATTGATATGTATTTAAGGTACGCTCTAATAAAAATAAATTTAGACATCGAACATACACTTAAAGCTTTATTGGTAAACGTAATAACTAAGTCAAATGCTGAAGATGGATACACTATTGTAAAAGAATATGATACGTATTGTAAAAACAAATTGCTGGAGGAAAAACCTAAGTTTAAAGAAAAAAATTATATTCCTGTAGACAAAAAAATAATGAGCAGAAATAAAGAAATAGATGGATATCATTATGATTTGTATACGAAAAGAAAAAACAATCCTCCTATTTGGGTCTTGATTGAATTAATGTCGTTTGGAGAACTTATAAGGTTTGTAGAGTTTTATTATGATAGTAATAAATACAATAAAAAACTTTTTACGCCAGCATTTATATTATTAAAATATACAAAAAACCTTAGAGATTCCGCAGCACATAGTCGACCTCTTTTATTAGATGTTGTTTTACCAAAACAGATAACCCCAACTCAAAATGCAACACAATATGCTGAAAAAGCTGGTGTAGAAAAACTAGAACGTAGGAACTTAGTTTCAAATAAAAAAATTCATGATTTTATTTGTATGCTCATTCTTCATGATGAATATATTAAAAGTGATGCCATGAAATATGATAGAAAAATAGAGTTAGCTAATATAATCGAACGCTGTACAAAACGGTCTCACTATTATAAAGATCAAGCTGACTTAATTAGGGTTTACAGAGTTTTGTCTAAAATCCTTGCCAATTACCACCAAAAATGCTAA
- a CDS encoding arsenic metallochaperone ArsD family protein: protein MKQISYFYSAENESEINLEIWKMFMNKSETERKIHFDYTGIVFDIQLEEVGKVDLPERVQMLIDKNGMEALPILVVDDAVYNYGEFSVIDAVEELLDVGVSIQVEED from the coding sequence ATGAAGCAAATTAGTTACTTTTATTCTGCGGAAAATGAGTCTGAGATTAACCTAGAGATATGGAAAATGTTTATGAATAAAAGTGAAACTGAGCGAAAAATCCATTTTGATTATACAGGCATCGTGTTTGATATTCAGCTGGAAGAGGTCGGGAAAGTGGACTTGCCAGAGCGGGTTCAAATGCTGATTGATAAGAATGGAATGGAAGCTTTGCCGATTTTAGTTGTAGATGATGCAGTATACAATTATGGGGAGTTTTCTGTGATTGATGCAGTTGAGGAATTACTGGATGTGGGTGTTTCTATCCAAGTGGAAGAAGATTGA
- a CDS encoding DUF1015 domain-containing protein — protein sequence MVNIRPFKAIRPIKNLAEKVASLPYDVLNSEEARELGDANKYSFLHIDKAEIDLDPAVSPYDPAVYQKAADNLEQFELDGWLGREANPAFYIYQLTMDGRPQTGLVVCTSIDDYTNGKIKKHELTREEKELDRIRHVDVCDANTSPIFLTYRGKEAINTLVESWVNENEPEYDFESFHGVAHKVWAITDAHILEDLSAAFSEVPALYIADGHHRTESAVKVGLKRREEFPEAGPEAEFNFFLSVVFPEEQLEILDYNRVVNVPIEADFVSKVEASFDVEKVGKEAFKPEKPKQVGMYLDGNWYKLTAKSEVIPNDVIGQLDVSILQSQILTPIFGIEDIRRDNRIDFVGGIRGLEELTRLVDNGSHSVAFAMFPPTMDDLLSVADAAEIMPPKSTWFEPKLLSGLFVHDLESK from the coding sequence ATGGTAAATATACGTCCATTTAAAGCAATTCGTCCGATTAAAAATTTAGCGGAAAAGGTGGCTTCCTTGCCATATGATGTACTTAATTCGGAAGAGGCGCGCGAACTTGGTGATGCAAATAAGTATTCTTTTTTACATATTGATAAGGCGGAAATTGATTTAGATCCGGCGGTTTCCCCATACGACCCAGCTGTTTATCAAAAAGCAGCGGATAATTTGGAACAATTTGAGTTGGATGGTTGGCTTGGTAGAGAAGCAAACCCTGCATTTTATATTTATCAACTGACGATGGATGGTCGCCCGCAAACAGGGCTGGTTGTTTGTACGTCGATTGATGATTATACCAATGGGAAAATTAAAAAACATGAGTTAACTCGTGAGGAGAAAGAGTTAGACCGGATTCGTCATGTAGATGTTTGTGATGCAAATACAAGTCCGATTTTCCTTACTTATCGAGGAAAAGAAGCTATTAATACACTTGTTGAGTCTTGGGTGAATGAAAATGAACCTGAATATGACTTTGAGAGCTTCCACGGGGTCGCACATAAGGTTTGGGCAATTACGGACGCACATATTTTAGAAGACCTTTCAGCGGCGTTCTCGGAAGTCCCAGCGCTATATATCGCAGACGGTCACCATAGAACGGAATCTGCTGTGAAAGTTGGTTTGAAACGGCGCGAGGAATTCCCTGAGGCTGGGCCAGAAGCAGAATTTAATTTCTTTTTATCAGTTGTTTTCCCAGAAGAGCAATTAGAAATTCTTGATTATAATAGGGTTGTGAATGTGCCAATTGAAGCGGATTTCGTTAGCAAAGTAGAGGCTAGTTTTGACGTGGAGAAGGTTGGAAAAGAAGCATTTAAACCAGAGAAGCCAAAACAAGTAGGGATGTATTTAGATGGAAATTGGTACAAACTTACGGCGAAAAGCGAAGTGATTCCAAATGATGTTATCGGTCAGCTAGATGTTTCGATATTACAATCGCAAATTTTAACGCCGATTTTTGGAATTGAAGATATTCGCCGTGATAACCGCATTGATTTTGTCGGCGGAATACGTGGTTTAGAAGAACTGACTCGTTTGGTGGATAATGGCAGTCATTCAGTGGCATTTGCGATGTTCCCGCCAACAATGGACGATTTACTTAGTGTAGCAGATGCAGCAGAAATCATGCCGCCAAAATCGACTTGGTTTGAACCGAAATTATTAAGTGGGCTGTTTGTCCATGATTTAGAAAGTAAATAA
- a CDS encoding phosphoglycerate dehydrogenase has translation MFNIQTFNAIAKEGLKTFDLEKYVIDANQPADGILLRSYNLHDFDFPETVKAVARAGAGVNNIPVENCSEKGIVVFNTPGANANAVKELVLASLFVSARPILEGTEWVKELPAEDDVEQKVEAGKKAFAGTELAGKKLGIIGLGAIGALVANDALSLGMDVVGYDPFVSVDTAWRISKEVERAMTIEEVLATCDYLTVHVPLTDKTRGMFNADTLQLVKDNAVLLNFSRGELVDSASVKEALDDGLLRLYITDFATKELLNHKKVHVFPHLGASTEEAETNCAKMAAKELQSYLETGSIKNSVNFPNVEMPYNGHPRIGICHKNIPNMVGQITTELGKYSLNILDMINRSKNEYAYTLIDIDKETQANLEQLKQDLLAVQGVLRVRVIEPLGVTV, from the coding sequence GTGTTTAATATCCAAACGTTTAATGCTATCGCAAAAGAAGGCTTAAAGACATTTGATCTCGAAAAATATGTGATTGATGCAAATCAGCCAGCAGACGGGATTTTACTACGGAGTTACAACTTACACGATTTTGACTTTCCGGAGACAGTGAAGGCAGTTGCCAGAGCTGGTGCAGGAGTTAATAATATCCCAGTAGAAAATTGTTCTGAAAAAGGTATTGTTGTATTCAATACACCTGGCGCGAATGCCAATGCTGTGAAAGAACTAGTTCTTGCGAGTTTATTCGTTTCGGCGCGTCCAATTTTGGAAGGTACGGAATGGGTGAAAGAACTGCCGGCTGAAGATGATGTCGAACAGAAAGTCGAAGCGGGGAAGAAAGCCTTTGCGGGAACAGAACTTGCTGGCAAAAAACTTGGGATTATCGGTCTAGGCGCAATTGGTGCATTGGTAGCCAATGACGCTTTATCGCTTGGGATGGATGTGGTTGGATACGATCCATTCGTTTCAGTAGACACGGCTTGGAGAATTTCTAAAGAAGTGGAACGTGCGATGACGATAGAAGAAGTCTTGGCTACATGCGATTATTTAACAGTTCATGTGCCTTTAACGGATAAAACACGTGGCATGTTTAACGCAGATACACTACAATTAGTGAAGGATAATGCTGTTTTATTAAACTTTTCTCGTGGTGAGTTAGTGGATTCAGCCTCTGTGAAAGAAGCTTTAGATGATGGACTTTTACGTTTATATATTACAGATTTCGCGACAAAAGAATTACTAAACCACAAAAAAGTGCATGTATTTCCTCATTTAGGTGCATCGACAGAAGAAGCCGAAACCAACTGTGCTAAAATGGCTGCGAAAGAACTGCAATCATATCTTGAAACAGGTAGTATTAAAAACTCGGTTAATTTTCCGAACGTGGAAATGCCGTATAATGGACATCCGCGAATTGGGATTTGTCACAAAAACATTCCTAATATGGTCGGACAAATTACGACGGAGCTAGGGAAATATTCGTTAAACATTTTAGATATGATAAATCGCAGTAAAAATGAATATGCCTACACATTAATTGATATTGATAAAGAAACGCAAGCTAATTTGGAGCAACTAAAACAAGATTTGTTAGCTGTGCAAGGGGTTTTGCGTGTTCGAGTTATTGAACCATTAGGTGTTACGGTTTAA
- the serC gene encoding 3-phosphoserine/phosphohydroxythreonine transaminase, with amino-acid sequence MERVYNFSAGPAVLPVPVLEKVQRELLSYNGSGMSVMELSHRSELFQNILDDAESLIRELMEIPENYKVLFLQGGASLQFDMVPMNLANGKKAAYVNTGSWAKKAISEAKKIQGVEVEVIASSEDRNFSYIPEIPTVSSDAAYLHVTTNNTIEGTAMFDVPDSAVPVVADMSSNILSSVYDVKKFGLIYAGAQKNIGPAGLTLVIVREDLIGQVEGLPSMLDFKVQAENDSMYNTPPTFAIYVAKLVFEWIKEQGGVAGIEALNRKKAALLYDYIDQSDFFSSPVEPSARSLTNVPFVTNSAEFDKAFVQEAEANGFKNLKGHRSVGGMRASLYNAFPIEGVEALIAFMEKFANARKGGEVRV; translated from the coding sequence GTGGAACGTGTTTATAATTTTTCGGCAGGTCCGGCAGTTTTACCAGTACCGGTACTTGAAAAGGTTCAAAGGGAGCTACTCTCTTATAATGGTTCAGGAATGTCAGTAATGGAGCTGAGTCACCGTTCAGAATTATTTCAAAACATCCTAGACGATGCGGAGAGCTTGATTCGAGAATTGATGGAGATTCCAGAAAATTACAAAGTACTATTTTTGCAAGGTGGCGCGAGTTTGCAATTTGATATGGTGCCAATGAATCTTGCAAATGGCAAAAAAGCAGCGTATGTAAATACTGGATCTTGGGCGAAGAAAGCAATTTCCGAAGCTAAGAAAATTCAGGGTGTAGAGGTGGAAGTAATTGCCTCATCGGAAGACCGCAATTTCAGCTATATTCCTGAGATTCCTACAGTTTCTAGTGACGCGGCTTACTTACATGTAACTACAAATAATACAATCGAAGGAACAGCAATGTTTGATGTGCCAGACTCAGCTGTCCCGGTCGTTGCGGATATGTCCTCCAATATTTTATCGAGCGTTTATGATGTGAAAAAATTTGGCTTAATTTATGCAGGAGCGCAAAAGAACATTGGGCCTGCTGGATTAACGCTCGTCATCGTGCGCGAAGACTTGATAGGGCAAGTAGAGGGACTTCCTTCTATGTTAGATTTTAAAGTACAAGCCGAGAATGATTCCATGTATAACACACCACCAACATTTGCCATTTATGTAGCAAAATTAGTATTTGAATGGATTAAGGAGCAAGGTGGCGTTGCTGGAATTGAAGCGTTAAATCGCAAAAAAGCGGCCTTATTATATGATTATATTGATCAATCGGATTTCTTTTCTTCACCGGTCGAACCTTCTGCTAGATCGCTCACGAATGTTCCTTTTGTGACGAATTCAGCGGAGTTTGATAAAGCTTTTGTTCAAGAAGCTGAAGCAAATGGTTTTAAAAACTTGAAAGGACATCGCTCAGTGGGCGGTATGCGAGCAAGTCTTTATAATGCATTTCCAATTGAAGGGGTGGAAGCTCTAATCGCCTTTATGGAAAAATTTGCAAATGCAAGAAAAGGGGGAGAAGTACGTGTTTAA